The genomic interval GCAGGAGCTGTCTGAAACCACATCCACAATGGCCACCTGGGTCCAGTGTGGATGCCTGAACCACAGCTCTATATCTTGTCAGAACAACAAACACCCAACACGACAGGGATGCATTTTCTCAAGGTCTGAAGACAGGTCAGCAGGTGCACAGCAAGCCAGCATGACCTTGGTGTCTGGGAAGGGACTCTcatcttccaaggagtatagcACTGTCGCTGGGGAGGAAGGGGCAGGAGGTGGCAATTATCCCTGTACTCAGAGTGGACATTCTAAGCAATCAGGTAATGcattttccccttcctcctcattGTGTTAAAGCAGATACACAGTGCATGTTTGACAGGCCATAAGACAGGCTGCTCTAATTAGCGTAAAGTTTAAGTCAAATTATGTATAATCCAGAATCACTCCCCCACACCTTAATTCTTGCATCAGCCATGTCTCCCCAGAGTGCTTGTTTAATTCTCTCCGGCTCAAGTGTGCCCTTCTGCATCCACTGTTCTAAGACACAGACTTCCGACAGGAGATTTCTGAGCACCCCGCCCGGCCCGTTCTGTTACCTGAATTTGACCTGAAGAGATCTCCATATGTACACGCTCCCTGTCCCGAGGGACACGATATCCAGGAAGGGTCCTCCCTGGCGTCAAGGGGGAAAGTTGCTGTCTccggaaaacaaaaacaaaaacctgccaGTTGATCAGCAATGCTTTCAGAGAAACATCTCCACAGGAGGAAATGTAAAGATTCATAAATAGAAACCATATTTAAAAGGGAGTCAGGAGCTTccatattaagaagtggcaagaatacacagaactgtacaaaaaaaggtcttaatgacccagataaccacaatgtgCGATCCCTCACCTAGAGTCAGCCAtttggagtgtgaaatcaagtgggcctcaggaagcattgctacgaacaaagctagtggaggtgcgggaagtccagctgagctgtttcaaatcctaaaagatgatgctgtgaaagtgctgcactcaatatgccagcaaatttggaaaactcagcaatggccacaggactggaaaaggtcagttttcattcgaatcccaaagaaatgcaatgccaaagaatgctcaagctacctcacaattgcactcatttcacatgctagcagagtaatgctcaaaatccttcaagctagacttcaaacgtatgtgaatcaagaacaagctggttttagaaaaggcagaggaaccagagatcagattgccaacatcctttggatcatagaaaaggcaagagaatcccagaaaaacatctactattgcttcattgactatgctaaagcctttgattgtgtggatcacaacaaactggaaaattctgaaagagatggggataccagaccaccttccctgcctcctgagaaacctgtatgcaggtcaagaagcaacagttagaatgggcgAGGAATAatagactgattcaaaattaggaaaggaggacatcaaggctgtatattgtcttatttaccttatattgagagtacatcatgagaaatgccaagctaattgaaactcaagctggaatcaagattgctaggagaaacatcaataacatcagatatgcagatgacaccatcttagtggtagaaagcaaagaggaattagagACCCtctcgatgaaggtgaaagaagagagtggaaaacctggcttaaaactcaacattcaaaaaactatagtcatggcatccggttccatcagttcagttcagtcactcagtcatgtcgactctttgcggccccatggactgcagcacaccaggcctccctgcccatcaccaactcctgcagcttgctcaaacttatgttcattgagtcggtgatgagatccaaccatctcatcctctgtcatccccttctcctcttgccttcaatcttgcccagcatcagagtcttttccaaacagtcagttcttcacatcaggtggccaaagtattggagcttcagcttcagcatccgtccttccaatgaacactcgggactgatctcctttaggatggactgattggatctccctgcagttcaagggactctcaagagccttctccaacaccacagttcaaaagcatcaattctttggcactcagctttctttatggtccaactctcacatccatacatgaccactggaaaaaccgtagctttgactagatggaactttgtcggcaaagtcatgtctctgctttttaatatgctgtctatgttggtcatagtttttcttccaaggagcaagcgtcttttaatttcatggctgcactcaccatctgcagtgattttgaagcccaagaaaataaagcctgtcactgtttccactgtttccccatctatttgctatggagtgatgggaccagatgccatgatcttcattttctgaatgctgagctttaagccaactttttcactctcctctttcactttcatcaagaggctttttagttcctcttcactttctgccataagggtggtgtcatctgcatatctgaggttattgatatttcttccggcagtcttgactccagcttgtgcttcatccagcccagcatttctcatgatgtactctgcatagaagttaaataagcagggtgacaatatacagccttgacgtactccttttcccatttggaaccagtctgttgttccatgtccagttctaactatgcttcttgacctgcatacagatttctcaggaggcaggtcaggtggtctggtatgcccagctctttaagaattgtccacagtctGTTgcgatctacacagtcaaaggttttggtgtggtcaataaagcagaagtagatggttttctggcaGGCGGCTGCgcccggcgcactaagcgcggccgagaggagctaccccacgtccgaggtcaggggcaagtggcctagagtgccaggctgcaacggcgCAGGAAGCTACCGAGAGGAGCTATCCTGCATCTGAGGCcagggcggcggccaggaggagcaaccccacgtccaaggagcagtggctgtgcgggtgtaggagggcctagaggagccatcccacgttgaaggtcagggaagggcggcagtgaggagatacccttcatccaaggtaaggagcagcggctgcactttgctggagccgccgtgaagagataccccacgcccaaggtaagagaaacccaagtaagatggtaggtgttgcaagaaggcatcagagggcagacacactgaaaccatactcacagaaatctagtcaatctaatcacactaggaccacagccttgtctaactcaatgaaactaagccatgcctgcggggccacccaagatgggcgggtcatggtggagaggtctgacaaaatgtggtccactggagaagggatggcaaaccactttagtattcttgcttgagaaccccatgaacagtatgaaaaggcaaaaagataggatactgaaagaggaactccccaggtcagtaggtgcccaatatgctactggagatcagaggagaaataactccagaaagaatgaagggatggagccaaagcaaaaacaatacccagctgtgggtgtgactggtgatagaagcaaggtccgatgctataaagagcaatattgcataggaacctggaatgtcaggtccatgaatcaaggcaaattggaagtggtcaaacaagagatagcaagggtgaacgtcgacattctaggaatcagcgaactaaaatggactggaatgggtgaatttacctcagatgacccttatatctactactgcgggcaggaatccctcagaagaaatggagtagccatcatggtcaacaaaagagtctgaaatgcagtacttggatgcaatctcaaaaatgacagaatgatctctgtttgtctccaaggcaaaccattcaatatcacagttatccaagtctatgccccaaccagtaacgctgaagaagctgaagttgaacagttctatgaagacctacaagaccttttagaactaacacccaaaaaagatgtccttttcattataggggactggaatgcaaaagtaggaagtcaagaaacacttgttggaatgtgaagtcaagtgggccttagaaagcatcactaagaacaaagctagtggaggtgatggaatttcagttgagctgtttcaaatcctgaaagatgatgctgtgaaactgccacactcaatatgccagcaaatttggaaaactcagcagtggccccaggactggaaaaggtcaggtttcattccaatcccacagaaaggcaatgccaaagaatgctcaaactaccgcacaactgcactcatctcacacgctagtaaagtaatgctcaaaattctccaagccaggcttcagcaatatatgaaccgtgaacttcctgatgttcaagctggatttagaaaaggcagaggaaccagagatcaaattgccaacatccattggatcatggaaaaagcaaaagagttccagaaaaacatctatttctgctttgttgactatgccaaagcctttaactgtgtggatcacaataaactgtggaaaattctgaaagagatgggaataccagaccacctaacctgcctcttgagaaatctgtatgcaggtcaggaagcaacagttagaactggacatgaaacaacagactggttccaaataggaaaaggagtatgtcaaggctgtatattttcaccctgcttatttaacttatatgcagagtacatcatgagaaacactggactggaagaagcacaagctggaatcaagattgccgggagaagtatcaataacctcagatatgcagatgacaccacccttatggcagaaagtgaagaggaactaaacagcctcttgatgaaagtgaaagaggagagtgaaaaagttggcttaaagctcaacattcagaaaacgaagatcatggcatctggtcccatcacttcatgggaaatagatggggaaacagtggaaacagtgtcagactttattttagggggctccaaagtcactgcagatggtgactgcagccgtgaaattaaaagacacttaccccttggaagaaaagttatgaccaacctagatagtatattcaaaagcagagacattactttgccgactaaggtccgtctagtcaaggctatggtttttcttgtggtcatgtatggttgtgagagttggactgtgaagaaggctgagtgccgaagaattgatgcttttgaactgtggtgttggagaagactcctgagagtcccttggactgcaaggagatccaaccagtccatcctgagggAGAccagccctcggatttctttggaaggaatgatgctaaaactgaagctccagtactttggccacctcatgcgaagagttgactcactggaaaagactgatgctgggagggattgggggcaggaggagaaggggacaacccaggatgagatggctggatggcatcaccgattcgatggatgtgaatctgagtgaactctggtagttggtgatggacagggaggcctggcgtgctgcgattcatggggtggcaaagagttggatacgactgagcgactgaactgaactgatttttctatgatccagcggatgttggcaatttgatctctggttcctctgcctttcgaaatccagcttgaacatctggaagttcgcggttcacatactgttgaagcctggcttggagaattttgagcattactttgctagtgtgtgagatgagtgcaattgtgtggtactttgaacattctttggacttccctggtggctcagatggtaaagtgtctgcctacaatgtgggagaccttggttcaatccctgggttggtaagatctcctcgagaaggaaatggcaacccactctagtactcttgcctggaaaataccatggacggaagagactggtaggctacagtccgtggggtcacaaacagtcggacacgactgagcaacttcacttcactttcactttgaagattctttggtattgcctttctttaggattggaattaaaactgaccttttccagtcctgtggccactgctcagctttccaaatttgctgtcatattgagtgcagcactttcacagcatcatctttcaggatttgaaatagctaaactggattccatcacctccactagctttgtttgtagtgatgctttctaaggcccacttgagttcacattccaggatgtctggctctaggtgagtgatcacactatcatggttatctgggtcacgaagatctttttgtatagttcgtcTATATATTCTCCCCACCTCtttgtaatatcttctgcttctgttaggtccataccatttttgtcctttattgtgcccacccatctttgcatgaagtgtcccttggtatctctagttttcttgaacagatctttagtcttccattctatttttttccctctaattctttgcattgatcacggtcccatcatttcatggcaaatagttgggggaaaaaaatagaaaatagtgctagatttttttttcttggtctccaaaatcactgcggacggtgactgcagccatgaaattaaaacatgcttgctccttggaagagacagTATGGGAAACCtcgacagtgtattaaaaagcaaatgtacgagcttgccaacaaaggtccatctagtcaaagctagggtttttccaatagtcatgtatggatgtgagagttgagcaataaagaaggctgagtgccaaagaattgatgcttccgaactgtggtgttggagaggactgttgagggacccttggactgcaaggagagcaaaccagtcagtcctgagggaaatcaaccctgaatattctttggaaggtctattgaagctgaagcttcagtatgttggtcacctgatgtgaagagccaactcactggaaaagaccctgatgctaggaaaaatggaaggcaaaaggagaaaggggcagcagaggattcAATGCTTAGATAACATCACTGGctccattcaatggacatgaggctgagcaaactccaggagatggtagagGACAGGGGAGCGTGctatgccgcagtccatggggtcgcatagaggtggacacggcttagcgactgGGCAACAAGGGGTGGTGGTGCCACACTCACACCTCCCGGCCTGATCGTCTAGACTAGAGTCTTGCAAGCACAGCAGCTTTCACTCACCTCCATCAGACATACAGTCATGTCAGGAATTCCATGAAAAGGAGAGGCCCCAGGTCTCCTCCAAGCCTGCCCTGCCCCAATCATCTTGGGAAGGGCTTTTCTACACTTCTGAAATGCAGGGGTCATCCATGATCCATCCCCTCCTTCCTGCTACCTCTCTCCAACTCCACTCTGAGCCCCTGGCCCCACCTGCATCAGCTCTGCTGTAGGAACTCCGCAGCCCTCTACTGTTCTCCCTGCCCCCCTTGCCTTCACCACTGCAACCCTTGATCCCCCCGCCTCATGATATTCAACATGGGCTTTATACACAAAAATCAGAATGGacacctccatcccacccctgctTAAACCCGCCAACAGCTCTCCactctgcattcattcatttgtatatttattaaatatctctATGTTccacccattagaaaagaccctgatgctgggaaagactcagggcaggaggagaaggggatgacaggatgggatggttgaatggcaccaccaactcgatggacatgagtttgagcaaactccgggagacagtgatggagatagtgaaggcgtgctgtggtccatgggggtcacaaagagtctgacgtgacttagcaacagaacaacaagaGTGTGCCAGCCACCGTTTAAACACTGAGAATACAATGGCGAATGACACAGACAGAAAGTCCTGCCCTTGTGAACCTCATGGTAAAATGGGcaagaaagagaataaacaaCCGTATTAGTAACCTACTGCAGAAAGATTAACCCCAGCACTCAGCAGCTGGAAATAGCGTGTGTTATCTGCCTGTTTCTGAGGGTCCAGAAGCTGGCTGTGTGCCCCTGGGGGGGGCTGTGTTCCCAGCGGAAGGCTCCGCCGGGAGAGGGTCGGGGTCTGGGCTTCCCCGCGCTGGGCTTTGGTCCTTTGCCACTGGGCTCCTTGTGCTGTGTGAGCAAttccagaggaagaaagaagtggCAGCCCATCGCTTCCGGCACATTCTATCGGCTATCCTCGAGGGGCTCCATCCAGCGCAGGCTCAGGGGAGGGGTCCCCAAAGGTGCAAAACTAGGAGGGCACTCGGTTGGGGGCCGTCTTAGAGGCTGCTGTCACTGCAGGTACATCAGAAGATACCTTGTATAGTGACAAGCTGAAAAGCGAGTAAATACAGAGAGGAGAGGACAGGAGATGCGGGGCAGGGTGTTGAAATCAGGTATAAAACAAGAGAAGGCCTCACCGGTAAGGGGCCTCTGCGTAAAGACCTGAAGGGAGTGCGTGAGTCTGGGGAGGGGGTGCCAGGCAGACAACAGCGCACGCAGAGGTCCCGAGGCGAAGCCTGgcgctggggggggggggggggggggtcggggGCGGGTGAGGGCTGCGAAGCAGGAGGCAGCGGCCGGTTGCGGCAGGCTTGGCTGCAGGCACGTTTGAAACCCATCATCACAGCTCACAAACCCACCTGCCAGCCACCCCCCATATGCCTCGGTCCTGTCACCCTGGCCTCGCAAAGCCTGGGGCAGAGCTGTCCTGTGTCCACAGCAGGGCTTCTGCAGAGGCCGCCCCCTCTGCCTGGTGCCCCCTTTCCTGGCGTGCTCCATCCCTCTCTTCTTCCAGGTCACAGCTCAGAGGGCACTGGGCGCGACCTGAGGACTTCATGCTTCATTGTCCATCCAGTGAGCGCTCCCCAGCTCCAGGAGATCAGAGACCTGGCTACTGATCAAGGTGAGCTCCGGGCCGGGACAACACCAGGAAGCAAGGGGCGCTGGCTAAACATGGCGGAGCGAACAAACGAGGGGCGGAAGGCCGGAAAGCTGGCGCGAGTCACCATACTTTATTGTGCTTTGTCTTTGACTTGTTCCAGTTGACACAGGAAGCGGGGTGCGGAGGCCAGGGGGAGGCCGCAGGGACCAGAGAGGGGGGTCAAAGAGATCTGAGGCCAAAGTGGTGGCCGGCGGGGCTTACGCCCCCCAGGGCTTGCGCCAAGGGGGGAGCCCCGGACTCAGCGGGGACAGGGGGCGCGCAGAAGGTAAGGTCCAAAGAGCCCCAGACGGTGACCAGGTTCGGTGAGAGCAACCCGGGAGCCAGAGCCGTGCACGTCGCCCTTCCCCACGGCGCAGGCTCCGCCCCGGGCCAAGCCCCGCCCCACGGCGCAGGCTCCGCCCCGGCTAAGCCCCGCCCCAGCCCGCCCCGCTCCGGAAGCTTTTTGCTCGCGCAGGCGCTCCAGGTCCCGCGGCGCCCCAGATCGGCCGGCGCCCCGGGCCCGCAGGCGCCCCAGCCCCGAAGCCCGGCCCGCAGGCGCCCCAGCCCCGAAGCCCGGCCCGCAGGCGCCCCAGCCCCGAAGCCCGGCCCGCAGGCGCCCCAGCCCCGAAGCCCGGCCCGCCGGATCCCTCCGCCCGCCGGGGTGCCATGGTGCCGCCGCCTCTCTGCACGCTGCCGCCGGGCCCCGGACCCCCGCGCTTCGTGTGCTACTGCGAGGGGGAGGGCGGCGGGCCCGGGGAACGCGGCGGCTTCAACCTCTGGTGAGTAGTGGGTCCCGCGGGGCTGCGAGGGGTCGCGGGCGGCCCGGCCTGACTGCCCCTGCCCCGCAGTGTGACGGACGCCGCGGAGCTCTGGAGCACCTGCTTCACGCCGGACCGCCTGGCGGCCCTGGTGGGTAACGGGGCTCCTGGGTGGCCGGGAGGCCCCCCCTGCACCACACACCTGCAGCGCGGACCGCCTGTGGGCTCTCAGGGGGCGGCCTGGAATTTCCCAGAAGTACCTGGACACCCCTCCCACGGCCCTGCAGCTGTCCCGGGAGGCTGTGGTCGCGCAGATTGAGGGTGTCCCCAGAGGCCGTAGGGTCTCAGGCCCCTGATGACCAGCCCTTGTGCCCTGTAGCAAGCCCGTTTTGGCCTCAGTGCAGCTGAAGACATCGCCCTCCGATTCAGGTgagcctctgagcagagaggcagggtgggtggggagcagTGGATGTGGCCACGGTACTCAGCCCCCCTCCTTCCCCAGGGCAGCCTGCGAGCAGCAAGCTGTGACTCTCACCCTGCAGGAAGACAGAGCATCCCTGACCCTTTCAGGGGGGCCCTCGGCGCTGGAACTTGACCTGTCCAAGGTGCCAGGCCCAGAGGCAGCCTCCAGGTTgcagacactgatgctgggccTGGCAGAGCGTGTGTGCAGCTTGGAGCGGCGGCTGGCAGGTAGGTGGGGGTGGGAACCCCCCACCTAGGCTCACCAGGGTCCCCCAGGCCGGGCCTGCATCCCTGCTTTCCACCCCCCAGCTGCTGCAGCAGAGGAGACAGCCACCAGCCCCAGGAAGAGCGCCTGGCAGGCGGGGCCTCATCTCTTCTTACCAGGTAAGGCCTGTCACTTGTGACTCGGTTTGGCACCCTGCTGACTCTGCTGGGACTCAAGAACAAGCCTCAAAGTCCAGAGAGGGGCTCTGTCCTCGTGGGAGGGGGTCGTGGGCCTGGGGTCTTGCTGGACTCAGGACCCCCCGCCCTCCTCCTGTTTCCCCAGACCCAGATCCTCAGAGAGGTGGCCCTGGACCTGGGGTCAAGAGGCGGTGTCCAGGGGAGTCTCTCATCAACCCCGGCTTCAAGAggtgacccccccaccccccgtcccTCCTGTGCCCATTGTCCAGCGTGGACCCCGCCCACCCCTCCACACCCCACAGCGTCATCCCCTCTTCTCTCCCAGTAAGAAGCCGGCAAGTGGTGTAGACTTTGATGATCCCTGAAGGCACCACAGAGTCAGGACAGTGCCTGTGAGGCGAGGGCAGGGGCGGCCCCCTGGACCTCCCGCCAGCACCTGCCCAGCCTGCTGCCAGGCACGAACAAGGCCACTCCTCCAGCCCCTTCCCCATCAAATAAACATCTTCATTTGGCGAAAGTCACGAGGTCATGGCCAGACGCTGGCTCCCGGGCCCACGGGCCGGGCATGGGGCCGTGTCaggctctgtgcttcctggtGAGACTGCTCACCTCTCTATCCCTGCCCACCTGTCCCTGCTTGGCACGCCCAGGGGCACGCCCAGGAGCCCAGCCAGCTGTGCAAGGGTGGGGCTCTGAGAGGCTAGAAACCTTGTTCCTGCTGCTGGGGCACACGCCTCAGTGGTGCAGACCCCACACGATGGCCAAGGAGGTGGGGGGTGGCCTGCCCGCGCTTGGGCAGAGCTGAGGAATGTGGGGCCCGCCCTCTGGCCCGGAGTTGCCCACACGGGGCTTCgttccccaccctccccagccaTCCTGCCGCCCCACCCTGGCCTGACTGGTTTGGGAGCCCAGTCCAGTCCCGCCACCCCGGAGCAGTAGGGAGATGGGCCGCACCCCG from Budorcas taxicolor isolate Tak-1 chromosome 11, Takin1.1, whole genome shotgun sequence carries:
- the PAXX gene encoding protein PAXX isoform X1 translates to MVPPPLCTLPPGPGPPRFVCYCEGEGGGPGERGGFNLCVTDAAELWSTCFTPDRLAALQARFGLSAAEDIALRFRAACEQQAVTLTLQEDRASLTLSGGPSALELDLSKVPGPEAASRLQTLMLGLAERVCSLERRLAAAAAEETATSPRKSAWQAGPHLFLPDPDPQRGGPGPGVKRRCPGESLINPGFKSKKPASGVDFDDP
- the PAXX gene encoding protein PAXX isoform X2, coding for MVPPPLCTLPPGPGPPRFVCYCEGEGGGPGERGGFNLCVTDAAELWSTCFTPDRLAALQARFGLSAAEDIALRFRAACEQQAVTLTLQEDRASLTLSGGPSALELDLSKVPGPEAASRLQTLMLGLAERVCSLERRLAAAAAEETATSPRKSAWQAGPHLFLPDPDPQRGGPGPGVKRRCPGESLINPGFKRSRQVV
- the PAXX gene encoding protein PAXX isoform X3 produces the protein MVPPPLCTLPPGPGPPRFVCYCEGEGGGPGERGGFNLCVTDAAELWSTCFTPDRLAALEDRASLTLSGGPSALELDLSKVPGPEAASRLQTLMLGLAERVCSLERRLAAAAAEETATSPRKSAWQAGPHLFLPDPDPQRGGPGPGVKRRCPGESLINPGFKSKKPASGVDFDDP